The following proteins come from a genomic window of Candidatus Rokuibacteriota bacterium:
- a CDS encoding YgiT-type zinc finger protein, whose amino-acid sequence MECIHCKSRMEKATAPFSISRKGYHVIWDAIPAWVCIQCGEPYFEAREVELIQNALRILDRETAALI is encoded by the coding sequence ATGGAATGCATCCATTGTAAAAGCCGGATGGAGAAAGCCACGGCGCCCTTCAGCATTAGCCGCAAGGGCTACCACGTCATCTGGGATGCTATCCCAGCTTGGGTCTGCATCCAGTGCGGCGAACCATATTTTGAAGCACGAGAGGTTGAACTTATCCAGAATGCATTGCGAATCCTAGACCGAGAGACTGCTGCACTGATATGA